The Gloeomargarita lithophora Alchichica-D10 genomic sequence ATTCAGCAGGGGTTGGAGCGGTTGGGGGAATGCTTGGCGCAACCGGTGGGGGATTGGGTCGCCGAAGTCACCGGTCAGTTGGAAGTGTTTGCCAATTTGGGGGAATTGTTGAATTTATCGGGCTGGCGGGCGGTTTGTGAAGCGGGATCAACGGCACTGGCACAGCATCCTGACCAGGCCATCGCCATTACTCAGGTACTCCTGCGGGATTTGCGCCAAGGGTACGCTCAGGTCATGGGGGGTGAACGGGAATATGGGGGGGCAGTTAGCCCAGAATTGCAAGCCTTTTTAGCAGAAAATGTACCATTATTTGCAGTACCAGAATCTCAACCAGAATCAACGACCCCAGAGCCACCCACCCAGGTTTTAACCCAAGCAAATATCAGTACATTATTTGACCAACTACCCCCGGCGATGGATGGTATTGCCCCTCCGCCCGTTGCACCTGTCACCCCAAAAGTTGCGGAAACCCAACCGCAGGCGGGACGGGGAGCCATTGTGCGGGTAGAAGTCAGCCGTTTGGAGCGGTTGAATAATTTAATTGGGGAATTGGTGATTCAAGAAAACGGTTCTTTTTTATATCAACAACAGCTACAAAAACTGGTGCAAACCTTTGGGCAACGGTTAAATAAATTTGAAACCATCGGTCAGATGTTAGAAGATACCGCTGACCAATTAACATTAACCACCAACTCAATTAACGCTCCAAATAGTGAATTTGACCCCCTACAAATGGATTCGTACAATCAACTATACACCTGGGTACAAACGGTGATCGAAGAAATCGCCCAGGTGGGAGAAGTCCTGCGGGATATGGGTTTGATTACCCAGCAGTCCCAGGAAAATTTGCGTAAAAAGCAACAAACCCTCAAACAAATTCGGGGGGATTTGCTTTGGATTCGCATGGTGCCCTTGCAGGAAGTGCTACAGAGGTTTCCCCGCATGGTACGGGATTTGTGCGTGCAGCATCACAAGCAAGTAGAAGTGCGCTTAATGGGAGCCAATACCCTGGTGGATAAAGCGGTTTTAGAAAAGCTAACCGACCCTTTAGTGCATTTAGTTCGGAATGCCTTTGATCATGGAATTGAATCCCCACAAATTCGCAGTCAACAGGGCAAAAATCCCGCAGGTGAAATTCAAATTCAAGCCTATTATCGGGGGAATCAAACCTATATTACGGTCGGGGATGATGGGCAAGGGGTTAACCTAGAACGGGTACGGCAAAAAGCGATGGAAAAGCAGATTTTCACCCCGGAGCAGGGTTCCCATGCCAGTCAGACAGAACTGTTAAATTGCTTGTTTACGCCGGGATTTTCGACCGCCGCTACCGTGAGTGATTTGTCCGGGCGGGGGGTGGGTTTAGATGTGGTGCGCCTGCAAATTCAAGAACTCAAAGGCACAGTTCACATTCAGACGGAACCGGGGCAGGGGACGACGTTTACGATTCGTTTACCCCTGACTTTGACCATTACCAAATTACTGGTTTTCAGTTTGGAACGCCGGTGGTTTGCCCTGGCGGTGGATAGCTTGGCGGCGATTGTGACGGTAAATGAGGCGGCGGTGGTGACCATGCAGGGGCGGCAGTTGTACCGGTGGCAGGGGCGGTTGGTGCCCATGATTCCGCCGTCGGTGCTGGAGTATCGTTATCCCGTGCGGTGGGCGGCTGGGGAGGGGGCGGGCTTGACCCTACCGGCGGGACAGGGGCGACCTTTGTTGTTATTAAGTGTAAATAATGAAATTTATGGTCTGGAAATTGACCAGATTTTGTTAGAACAAGATTTAGTTATTAAACCCTTTAGTGGACTGCTTGCGCCCCCGGATTATCTTTATGGCTGTACGATTTTGGGGGATGGTCGTCTGGTGCCGGTGCTGGATGGAATCGGGTTAGTCAACCATTGGTTACGCACGCCGGAAGTGGGGGCGGTGGTGGCAAAAGCACCCATTCAAAATGTACAGCAAACGGAAATTTTAGTGGTGGATGATTCCCTGACAATTCGGGGGACGCTGGGGAAAATGTTGACCAAACATGGTTATCGGGTGCATACCGCCGCCGATGGTCGGGAAGCCCTGGAATTATTAGCCCAAAATCCCCAAATTCAGGCTATATTTTCCGATGTAGAAATGCCCCGCATGAATGGCTTTGAATTTCTCAGTGCCTGTCGTCAAGACCAGCGTTATCAGAGCTTACCGATTATTATGCTCACCTCACGGGCGGGGGAAAAACACCAAAAGATGGCGCAGAATTTGGGTTGTAGTGCCTATCTCACCAAGCCTTACCTGGAACCGGATTTGCTGGCAACGCTCCAGAAATTTGTTTAATCCCAGGAAAATTACAGTTACAGCGTTTTTTTAGTAGATGACATACCGACTCAATGCTAAAGCACCTGTAAAATAAGGGACTTAAGCCCCTTGCCCGTACCCCGTCAGCGTGAAAATTACAGTTAATTGCATTCTGGTTATCGCCCCTTGCCAGATAAGATGTCTCCCCATAAGATAAATTCAGGTGAGGGATAAACCTAATTCCTGTGGTGTAACAGTGTAAGGAGTTTGATATGCGCCAGCTACTGTACGGTACGGTTTTAGGTAGCTTTATTGTTCTACAGGGCAGCGTAGGGTTAGCCCAACGGATTACCCCAGCGAGTGATGGCACCGGCACGCAGATAAATCGTTATGGCAACCGCACCGACATCACGGGTGGACAGCGGGCGGGGCGCAATTTATTTCATAGCTTTGGGCAATTTAATGTAGATGCGGGGAATATCGCCAATTTTTTGGCCGCCCCCAATTTGCAAAATATCCTGGCGCGGGTGACGGGGGGTTCCGCTTCCTATATCAATGGCGTGATTCAAGTGACGGGCGGCAATCCCAATTTGTACTTGATGAACCCGGCGGGGATTGTGTTTGGGCAAGGGGCGAGTTTGAATGTGCCCGCTTCGTTTACGGCGACTACGGCGGATAGGATCATGTTTCCCGGCGGTAGTTTTAATGCCAGCGGCGTGAATAACTACAGCCAACTGGCGGGGGAACCGATTGGGTTTGCCTTTGACCGCAAAGACCCGGCAGCGATTATCAATGAAGGCAAATTAAGCGTCAATCCGGGGCAAAGTGTGAGTTTGGTTGCCGGTCAAGTGATTAATACGGGGACGGTGCAGGCACCGGGGGGGAATATCACCATTGCCGCCGTGCCGGGAGAAAATCTAGTGCGGTTGTCCCAAACCGGGCAGTTGTTAAGTTTAGAATTTAACCCCCAACAGGCCGCCCAGATGATGGACAACCAGGGGAATATCCCCACCACTCGTTTGCCGGAGTTGCTCACCGGGGGCGGGGTGACAACGGTTACCCAAAATAACAATGGCACGGTGAGTGTGGCGGGTGCCAATTTGCAAATTCCTACGACTACAGGAACCACAATTGTTTCGGGTGTATTAGACGTTTCTAGTGCCAGTCAAACCGGTGGCAACGTGGGGGTATTTGGCACCCAAATCGCTTTAGCAAACAGTGAAATTAACGCTTCAGGATTTACGGGGGGCGGTGAGATTTTGGTGGGGGGTGAATTTCAGGGTAAAGGCACACAGCCCAATGCCCAATATACGTTTGTCAGTAAAGACTCCAAATTGACTGCCGATGCGATTAGCTCTGGCAATGGCGGGCGAGTGATTGTGTGGGCGGATAAGGCCACGGATTTTCGGGGAACGATCACCGCCAAGGGGGGACAGAACGGTGGGGATGGGGGATTTGTGGAAGTATCGGGGAAAGAGAGCTTAGGGTTCACGGGGAATGTGAATACCTCCGCTCCCCAGGGCAAAAAAGGTACCCTCCTGCTCGACCCGGAGAATATTATTGTACTGGGGCTTGTTGGGGCTGATGATGCGGAATTGCCGGAGATTTTCTTTGACGACCGTCCGGGCGAAACCCTCACGATTGGGTCAAGCAATTTAATTGCCCAATTGTTTCTAAATGATGTGATTTTACAGGCCACCAATAATATCACTTTTAATGCTGATTTAGTGAGCACTTTTGGCGATACGACCCTATTTGCCGATGCGGGTAATACGATTACGGTGAATAATCAAATCTCTGGCTCTGGTCTTAGTCTGGATTTCTTTGCTGGTAATGCGATCAATGTCAATGCGTTGATTTCGCTATCCAATGGGGAGGTGAATTTGAGTGCCGGGAGTGTAAGTACCCAAAATATCTTCGCCACGGAAGGGATTTTTGTGGATGCGGGGGGGAGTATTAGCACCGGGAATTTGCAAACTTCCGGCGCAGATGTGATTCTATCGAGTGGGTCGGGTTTTATTGATCCGGGTAGCTTGAGTTTCAACTTTGGCGGTGGGGGCAATATCCAAACCGGCAATATCACCACATTTGGCGGAGATATTGAAATTGCTACGGGCGGGGGCACCATCAGCACGGGGATTTTGCGTTCGAGTGCTTCGTCTTCTGGGGATGCGGGCTTTATTGGTTTAATTGCGCCTGGGGATATTCAAACCGGTTTTATTCAAGCGGAAGCCCCCAATGGTTCGGGTGGGGATGTATTCATCATCAGTACGAACAATGTCCGTATTCAAGGGATGAGTTCTTTTGGATTTAGCATTAGTACCGCTGGGGGTGCCGGGGGTGGGGAGATTTTTATCCTGCATGGGGGGCAAAATTTCTTTACTATCGGTGATGCGAGTACCAACGGGACAACCGGGGCAATTACAACTGGACAATTTACCCTCTCGCCTTTTCAGCAGTTTTACACCCGATTTTTGGGTAATATCAGCATTGTTTCTTTATTTGATGGCGGCGTGGGAAGTGATTTATTTGGCACAGAATTTTATGGCCTCGATTTTGATTTGGGGTTAGATGCCATTGAGGATGTCGAGTTTGATGATTTAGATTTTAGCCGCTTAGATATTGCGGAAGCCTTGGGGGCGGGCGACTATGCGGCCATTTTGGCTTTAGATACCTTATTTGGCAATGAATTTAGCCGCTTTTTAGGGGTGAACTCGGTTAATGACTTAAATTCGGTAGAAGCGATTGGCAATATGCTCAGTCGTTTGGCGCAGGAAACCGGTAAAAAACCGGCAATTATCTATCTCATGGTGGATGAGCAGCAGTTGAGTATCGCCGCTGTCACGCCGGGGAGCCGTACCGGGGTGGCCGGGCCGGGGATTCTCAAGTTTGACCCCGGTTTGTTCTCTTCTACCCAGCCTTTGCAGTACCTTGCCCAGCAGGAGGCGAAAATTCAGCCGGTGGTGCGGGGGATTCCCGAAGCAAAACGAGCTAATCTCATGCCTGTCGTTGAGCGATTCCTAACTGCCCTCAAAGATCCGCGCCAGCGCACCAGTGATGCTTATCTAAAAGATGCCCAGCAGTTGTACCGGTGGCTGGTGGCTCCGATTGAAAGCGAACTGCAAGCCCAGGGGATTAATACCCTGATGTTCTCCATGGACGGTGGCCTGCGGTTATTGCCGGTGGCGGCGTTACATGATGGCAAGCAGTTTTTGGTAGAAAAATACAGCACCGCTCTGATTCCCAGCGTGAATTTAATTGATACCCGCTACCGGAATATCCGGGATACGCGGGTGTTGGCGATGGGTGCCGATACCTTCACCAATCAAACCCCCCTACCGGCGGTGCCGACGGAATTGAAAGTGATTTTAGAAGAATGGCCGGGGCAGTCGTTTTTGAATCAAGAATTTACCGTCCAACGCTTGACCCAGGAGCGGTTGCAGGGCGGTTATCCCATCATTCACTTGGCGACCCATGCGGATTTTGCCCCTGGACGGTTGACCAATTCCTACATTGAATTTGGCAACAGTCAACGTTTGAATTTACCCCAGGTGCGGGAACTGCCCCTGCGGGAACCGACTCCGGTGGAATTGTTTACCCTGAGTGCCTGTCGGACTTCCGTGGGGGATGTGAGTTCCGAGTTGGGATTTGCGGGTTTAGCGGTGCAGTCCGGGGTAAAAAGTGCAACCGCATCCCTGTGGTATGTGTCGGACGAGGGCACCCTGGCTCTGATGAGTGAGTTTTATAAAAATCTGCGCCAAGCCCCGATTAAAGCAGAAGCCCTGCGGCAGGCGCAAATTGCTATGTTACAGGGAAAAGTCACCATCAAAGGCGGTGAATTGCGGGGGGTGCGGGGTGGGATTCCGGTGCCGCCCGCAATTGCCCAACGGGGGGATCAGATTCTCAGCCATCCCTACTACTGGGCGGCGTTTACGATGATTGGAAGCCCGTGGTAGTGGGTATTTTAGCTGTGTGATGGGGAAGCCGGTGATGAGATTTGAACTCACGACCGCTCGATTACGAATCGAGTGCTCTACCACTGAGCTACACCGGCATTTAGAATACAAGAATATCAAAATTTAGCGGTAAAACGCATGGCGAACCGAGACGAGGAGCAGTTACTCCGGTTGCAGGCGGAAGCCCAGGCTCCCTACCGGGGTTTGCGGCAGTTTATTTATCTGGCCTTTGCCCTGTCCGGGTTGGCGGGGGCGTTTGTTTTTGCTACGGATGTGCTGGCGGGGGATGGGAATCTGCGTACTGGGTTGAATTTGCTTTTGCAGTTGGGGCTGGTGGGGGCGATGACCTGGCTCTGGCGCTGGGAGCAACGCCATGGTCAGCGGCACAAAGAACAAATGCGGCGGGATCGGTTAAGATAAGATTTACATAAATTCATCTGGGTGGATGGTTTGAGTGGATGCGGTAGCAACGATTTCCCAACCCATTGATTGTCCTCCATGGTTACAGGAACTAAACCGGCAGTCCAACCCGGACACGGTTTTGATGGTCAAAGCCTTTGAATTTGCGGAACGATTGCACCGGGGACAAAAGCGCAAATCCGGTGAGGATTATATTATTCATCCGGCGGCGGTGGCGGGGCTGTTGTGGGATTTGGGGGGGGATGCCCAGATGGTGTGCGCCGGTTTTTTGCATGACATTTTGGAGGATACCCAGGTGACGGCGGCCACCCTCACCCAGGAGTTTGGTTCCGAGGTGAGCCGCTTGGTGGAGGGGGTGACGAAGCTTTCTAAATTCAGTTTTTCCAGTAAGACCGAGCGGCAGGCGGAGAGTTTTCGGCGGATGTTTTTGGCGATGGCGCAGGATATTCGGGTGATTGTGGTCAAATTGGCCGACCGTTTACACAATATGCGGACATTGGAGTACCTATCTCCTGAGGCGCAACAACGGATCGCCCTGGAAACCTTGGATATTTTTGCCCCCTTGGCGAATCGGTTGGGAATTTGGCGCTTTAAGTGGGAATTGGAGGATTGTGCGTTTAAGTACCTGGAGCCGGAATCCTACCGGCAAATGCAGCAGTATGTGACGGAAAAACGGGCGGACCGGGAAGACCAAATCGAGCGGGTGGTGGGTCAGTTAGGGGGGCGTTTGCGGGAGGTGGGGATTGGGTCACAGGAAATTACGGGGCGACCGAAACACCTGTACGGCATTTTCCAAAAAATGCAACGCCAACAAAAGGAATTTCACGAAATTATGGATGTGGCCGCCGTGCGGATTATCGTGAATACAATGGATGAATGTTATCGGGCGTTGGCGGTAGTCCACAACAGTTTTACGCCGGTGCCGGGGCGGTTTAAGGATTATGTGGGTTTACCAAAACCCAACCATTACCAATCACTCCATACTGTGGTAATCGGGCCGCAGGGTAAACCCTTGGAGGTGCAAATTCGCACCCTGGCGATGCACTATGTGGCGGAGTACGGGATTGCCGCCCACTGGAAATATAAGGAAGCGGGCAGTGGTGCCAAAACCAAGGGAGCGGATGAACGGTTTACCTGGTTGCGGCAGTTGCTGGAGTGGCAACACGACCTGAAAGATGCCCAGGAGTACGTTGACAACGTTAGGGATAATTTTTTCGACCAGGAAGTCTATGTGTTTACCCCCAAGGGGGATGTGCTGGACTTGACGGCGGGGGCAACGCCGGTGGATTTTGCCTACCGGATTCATACGGAGGTGGGCAACCACTGTTGGGGGGCGCGGGTGAATGGGCGGTTGGTGCCCCTGCATACGCCCCTACGCAATGGGGATATTGTGGACATTCTCACGCGGGAAACGGCCCGCCCCAGCTTGGATTGGTTGAATTTTACCGTTACCAATACCGCCCGCAATCGCATCCGCCAGTGGTACAAAAAACTCAACCGGGAAGACCACATTGCCCAGGGGAAAGCCCTCTTGGAAACGGAATTGGGGCGTAGTGGGCTGGATAATTTACTCAAATCCGAGGTCATGGCGACGGTCGCCCAACGGTGCAATTATCCCCAGGTGGATGACCTGGTGGCCGCCCTAGGCTATGGGGAAGTGAGCTTGAACCAGGTGATTGGCCGCTGGCAGGAGGTGGTCAAGCAGCAAACCGAAGTGGCCGCCCCCGATGAATTGCCCCCCCTCGGCAAATCCACCAGCACCGGGGAAATTGCCGGACTCCAGGGGTTGGCGCACCATCTGGCGCAATGTTGCCACCCCATCCCGGATGAAGCAATTATCGGCGTGGTCACCTTGGGCGGGCGGGGGATTTCCATCCATCGCCAAGGCTGTGTCAATCTCAAAGCCATCCCGGTGGAACGGCTGTTGCCCGTGGGTTGGGCGGGGGTAACCACCAGCCAGGAGTACCAAACCTATCCCGCCCTGATTCAGGTGACGGTGATTGACCGGGTGGGGGTGCTCAAAGACATTCTCAGCCGCTTGAGTGACCAGCGGATCAACGTCAGCGATGTCCACATGACCACCCGTGCCAACCAAACGGCGGTGATTACCCTAAGGGTGGATGTGCAGAACCTGGCTCAGTTGGAAACCGCCCTCAGCCATGTCCGCAAAATCAGCGATGTTCTGCACCTGCACCGCCTGGGGCACGAAAGCAAACCGGATTAGCCAAACCAGTGGGATGGCTCCTGCCCGGCCACCATGACGCTGGGAATATGCTGGCGAATCCACTCACTCCGCAGTCGTAAAATATCCTGAATCCCCTGATGGAGCAGTTTCTCAATCTCTAAACGGCGTGCCGTGCAAGACCGCCGCCCCGACCACTCCCGCTCCATCGCCACATACATTCCCGCATTGGGTAAATGGTTGAGCACATAGGCCACCAACTCCTGCCGCAAATCGGGAATTGCAAAGGCTTGTTGATAAGGATAATGGGGATAGCTGTCCAACACCGCTTCCACTTCGCTGACGATCAACTGCTCATTCAGGTTCACCACTGTCTTCATCATGACCGGCACCCGCAACGAAAGTACCAGGGCAATGCCCTTCCGCTTCATCTTGGCATAGTATTAAGAAGACATTAAGAAAACCTCGTCCTCCCCAGCCAATTTTTTTTACGATAAAAAACTAGTCATAAAACCTTTTATATCCAGGGATTTAACGGAAATCAACGCAGTACATCAGCCTGATGTATGCCAAGACATATGCCAACCTTTTTACTTAAATTGTATTTACAAAAATGCCCCCTGTGCCCATGAAATACGCCCCGTTACCCAAATTTACATAAGCACAAATTTGTTTAGTAAACTTTAAGTAGTAGATTACGATTTTGCAATATGGATTATATTTGGCGGGGGTATCCCATTCGTTATCAACGGGCGGGGGCGGCGGGGGCGCCGGTGGTGTTGGTGCATGGGTTTGGGGCTTCGAGTGACCATTGGCGGCACAATTTGGCTGTGCTGGGGCAACATCACCAGGCGTTTGCCTTGGATTTGTTGGGCTTTGGCGGGTCGGCAAAACCCCTACCCGGAACCGATATTACCTACACCTTTGAAACGTGGGGGGCGTTGGTGGCGGATTTTATCCGGGAGGTGGTGGGGCAACCGGCGGCGGTGGCGGGCAATTCCATCGGTGGGATTGTGGCGTTGCAGGCGGCGGTGTTTGCTCCTGAGCGGGTAACCCAGGTGGCATTGCTCAACCCTTCTTTGCGTTTATTGCATCGGCGCAAACGTCAGGAGTTACCCTGGTATCGCCGTTGGGGGGCGCCCCTATTTCAAAATCTTTTGGGCTGGGAACCGTTTGGGGTGTGGTTTTTCCAGCGGTTGGCGCAACCAAGAGTGATTCGCCAGGTTTTACAGCAAGCCTATGCTCGCCGGAAATCAGTTACCGATGAATTGGTGCAATTACTATACAAACCCTCCCAAGACCCAGGGGCGGCGCAGGTGTTTCTGGCGTTTGTGCGCTACAGTGATGGGCCATTACTCGCAGATTTACTGCCCCAGGTGACCTGCCCGGTGTTGCTGGTTTGGGGGGAAGCTGACCCCTGGGAGCCATTAGCTCTGGGCAAAAATCTGGCGGCGCAATTCCCGCAGGTTATAGAATTTATCACCCTGCCCGGAGTCGGCCATTGTCCCCAGGATGAGGCTCCGGAGTTGGTCAATCCCCTGCTGTTGGCTTGGCTGAACGCTCAATCTTCACCGCTTGGCAAGGTTTGAATCCGTTGTTGGCGGCGGTTGACTGCCCGGTAAATCCGTTCGGCGACCCCCGGTAGATGCTGTTCAAATTCCAGCAAAAACCGTTCATCATCGGATTCATCCCCTGGGTCTTGGCCGGTGGCGAGGGTTTTTTGCAAACGGGGCAGGGCTTTCTCGTCCACAATTTTCACCAGGGCATCCAAACAGCGCAAAAACTGCCGCTCCGTGAGTAGGGAGTCCTCCAAGGGAAATTCAATCATGGCGCGCACTTCCCCGTCGCTGGGGTCGTATTCCCACTGCAACATTTTGGTTTCCCAGGAGATGGTGAGCAACGTCTGCAAAGCCGCTCCCAAATGCGGATGGTCTTTGAGGCCACTCACCACCTGGGGGGCATAAATTTTGAAAAACTCCCCCTCCTCCTCCAGGGCAATCACAATCAATAAGTTATCCAAATTCGTCGCCTGAACCCCAGTGACAACCCGACCCTCTTCAGTTCTGACATCGTAAACCCACCCCAGCCCATCCAGGTAGCTGACAATCTGCGCCAGCGTTGCCGCCATAAGCCCCCCACGACACGCAATAACCCTATTTTACCTCGATGTGACGGCCAGACACCGCTGAATGGCCTCCCGGTACTCACTTTTAGACTTTACCCCCCGCCATTCCTGGAGACGTTCCTTGCGCTGGAACAAATGCACCGTCGGCGTTCCCGTTACCCCGGCGGCTTCAGCAATCTCCGGGTCTTGGTCAATATCAATCAGGACAAAGTACATCTGGTCGGTAAATTCCTGCACCATTTTTTCCAGGATGGGCTTGAGGGAACGGCAGGGGCCACAACTGGGGGCTTTGTACATCACCAACAGGGGTTTTTCCGTGCTGTGGTAGAGCTTACGCAGGGCAAAACTCCCGGTTTGCATGGTTAAATGCGGGTTAAATTCTGCGCTTTTCTCAGGCACAGGATTGGCCGCCGCTGGGGTTACGGTGGCACTCACCGGGGCGGTAAATTCCTGAGCCAAATCCTGCTCCGCCAACCACCGTTCCGCCAAGAGCGCCGCCATACAGCCCGTCCCCGCCGCCGTGACTGCCTGCCGGTATTCATGATCCTGCACATCCCCGCAGGCAAATACCCCTGGGACGCTGGTGGCAACGGAACCCGGTCGGGTAACGACATAGCCCGTGGCATCCAGTTCAATCTGCCCCTGGAACAAATCCGTGTTGGGGGTATGCCCAATGGCGTAAAACAAGCCCCCCACCGCCAAATCCTGCTCCTGCTGGGTTTGCTTATTTCGCACCCGCACCCCGCTCAACGTGCCATTGCCAAATACATCCACCGCCTCCGTATGCCAATGCACCGTAATTTTGGCATGGCGCAACACCCGCTCCTGCATGGTCTTACTCGCCCGCAGCCGGTCAGAACGCACCAGCAAATGCACCTGGGCACCATACTTCGTCAAATAAACCGCCTCCTCGCAGGCCGTGTCCCCACCCCCAATCACCGCCAATTCCACCCCCCGAAACAGCGGTGAAGCCCCATCACAAATGGCACAGGCGGAGATGCCCAAATTCCAAAACTTCGCTTCCGAGGGCAGGTGCAACCGTTTGGCCGTCGCCCCCGTGGCAATAATCACCGTCTGCGCCCGCAGTTCCCGCTCCGCCGCTTGCAAAACAAAAGGCCGCTGGCGCAAATCCACGCGAATTACATCCTCCGGGATCAACTCCGCCCCCCAGCGTACCGCCTGCGCCTGCATCCGCTCCATCAACTCCGGCCCCGTCAATCCTGCGGGAAAGCCAGGAAAATTCTCCACCTCCGCCGTCGTCATCAACTGCCCCCCCGCTGGGCCACCCCGCTCAAACCCCGTAAATACCACCGGCTTGAGGTTGGCTCGCCCCGCATAAATCGCCGCCGTATAACCCGCCGGCCCGGAGCCAATGATCACCACATTTTCCACAACAGGGCTACCCATGCCAATTCAAACTCATAACGACTATGAGTAATAGTGTAAACGAAGGAGCAGGGCAGTGGCAAGGGAATGATTTAGGTTATGATAATGAAGCCAGTTTCGGGGCGTAGCGCAGCTTGGTAGCGCACCACTTTGGGGTAGTGGGGGTCGTGGGTTCAAATCCCGCCGCTCCGATAGGCTTTCTAAGCCCCTTTCACCCGCTAGACAACATATTTCACCGTTATTCCATTAGTACACAAGGTATTGATTAGAACTGATTTGGATGGTTTAGGATGGATTTGGATGAATAAAACTGGATCAGGCAATATGGAGCTTGTGCAGGCGGGGGGTAAGGGCAAGGTAGCGATTTACCGCCGGGACGGACTTTACTGGTTGCGGTGGAGCTACGGGGGCAAGCGGTACAGCTTGTCGGTGGGGCATTCCCAGACCAAGCCCGCCAGGGCATTAGCGGCCAAGATTGAAACCGACATGGCGGCGGGGCATTTTGATGCCACCCTGGAAACCGACAGGCCAAAAGTGGATCAAAAAGTGGATCAGGGCTTTGACGGCTTGCGTGGCGGAGCTATTCCAGTCTTAGGCACCCTGGAGCTATG encodes the following:
- a CDS encoding Hpt domain-containing protein, with product MSNPPQDEITAYFRAEVPGLLAAIETGLLGLRQDHSVPAYYRLLRAAHSLKGGAASVSMYSIQTLAQCLEDVFQTLLAQSDTDVELIEDLLLQGFDCLRLPLSQWLKTGLCDPDFGLRRAKVIYAQLTDLLGPVPVTMQPVSADDLGVDVTQTIFEHDIAPKIAEIEVLLSASSPSSLAGELRAQFDLLSGLGEMLHLRGLSQISRVVIQALIDHPEQAVVIGELALRDLQAVLGGRHQGGEPSFELLTWAQTAQGTGELLAEMDDKPQIQSPIPSEAPLFWDEIGDDTIHQVTENLTDLYPAESLESTLFWDEIVDLTTPQINALEPEPSTDLFWAEMGEIPAQEPSPIPDIPTDLFGVETPESDLTEPLEPPSFWDEIDYTTTPQLNHPEPEPSTDSFWEEINENTPSPSGWEDIGFEPNQELNTPEPDNATDSFWGEIDEIIQPEPPLESESLTNLSWEEVNANNQLEPTASFWEEINFETTPQSSDSESNNLTDSFWQEMGEIAEPSPEIWAENHQEVELNPVAPLWTGPALPPDAAINPEALEFFAQEAQDLLQELESGLLTLRQNHDIPHIHALMRAAHSIKGGAATVGLPVIQVIAHRLENALQILYQWPGELDVPLEEALLHACDTLRQPLQSQLAGENFNLDTVLHNAEQAFLQLEQILGPTEPTGGDAYMPSSQDLGVDMTATIFSGDIQQGLERLGECLAQPVGDWVAEVTGQLEVFANLGELLNLSGWRAVCEAGSTALAQHPDQAIAITQVLLRDLRQGYAQVMGGEREYGGAVSPELQAFLAENVPLFAVPESQPESTTPEPPTQVLTQANISTLFDQLPPAMDGIAPPPVAPVTPKVAETQPQAGRGAIVRVEVSRLERLNNLIGELVIQENGSFLYQQQLQKLVQTFGQRLNKFETIGQMLEDTADQLTLTTNSINAPNSEFDPLQMDSYNQLYTWVQTVIEEIAQVGEVLRDMGLITQQSQENLRKKQQTLKQIRGDLLWIRMVPLQEVLQRFPRMVRDLCVQHHKQVEVRLMGANTLVDKAVLEKLTDPLVHLVRNAFDHGIESPQIRSQQGKNPAGEIQIQAYYRGNQTYITVGDDGQGVNLERVRQKAMEKQIFTPEQGSHASQTELLNCLFTPGFSTAATVSDLSGRGVGLDVVRLQIQELKGTVHIQTEPGQGTTFTIRLPLTLTITKLLVFSLERRWFALAVDSLAAIVTVNEAAVVTMQGRQLYRWQGRLVPMIPPSVLEYRYPVRWAAGEGAGLTLPAGQGRPLLLLSVNNEIYGLEIDQILLEQDLVIKPFSGLLAPPDYLYGCTILGDGRLVPVLDGIGLVNHWLRTPEVGAVVAKAPIQNVQQTEILVVDDSLTIRGTLGKMLTKHGYRVHTAADGREALELLAQNPQIQAIFSDVEMPRMNGFEFLSACRQDQRYQSLPIIMLTSRAGEKHQKMAQNLGCSAYLTKPYLEPDLLATLQKFV
- a CDS encoding CHAT domain-containing protein; protein product: MRQLLYGTVLGSFIVLQGSVGLAQRITPASDGTGTQINRYGNRTDITGGQRAGRNLFHSFGQFNVDAGNIANFLAAPNLQNILARVTGGSASYINGVIQVTGGNPNLYLMNPAGIVFGQGASLNVPASFTATTADRIMFPGGSFNASGVNNYSQLAGEPIGFAFDRKDPAAIINEGKLSVNPGQSVSLVAGQVINTGTVQAPGGNITIAAVPGENLVRLSQTGQLLSLEFNPQQAAQMMDNQGNIPTTRLPELLTGGGVTTVTQNNNGTVSVAGANLQIPTTTGTTIVSGVLDVSSASQTGGNVGVFGTQIALANSEINASGFTGGGEILVGGEFQGKGTQPNAQYTFVSKDSKLTADAISSGNGGRVIVWADKATDFRGTITAKGGQNGGDGGFVEVSGKESLGFTGNVNTSAPQGKKGTLLLDPENIIVLGLVGADDAELPEIFFDDRPGETLTIGSSNLIAQLFLNDVILQATNNITFNADLVSTFGDTTLFADAGNTITVNNQISGSGLSLDFFAGNAINVNALISLSNGEVNLSAGSVSTQNIFATEGIFVDAGGSISTGNLQTSGADVILSSGSGFIDPGSLSFNFGGGGNIQTGNITTFGGDIEIATGGGTISTGILRSSASSSGDAGFIGLIAPGDIQTGFIQAEAPNGSGGDVFIISTNNVRIQGMSSFGFSISTAGGAGGGEIFILHGGQNFFTIGDASTNGTTGAITTGQFTLSPFQQFYTRFLGNISIVSLFDGGVGSDLFGTEFYGLDFDLGLDAIEDVEFDDLDFSRLDIAEALGAGDYAAILALDTLFGNEFSRFLGVNSVNDLNSVEAIGNMLSRLAQETGKKPAIIYLMVDEQQLSIAAVTPGSRTGVAGPGILKFDPGLFSSTQPLQYLAQQEAKIQPVVRGIPEAKRANLMPVVERFLTALKDPRQRTSDAYLKDAQQLYRWLVAPIESELQAQGINTLMFSMDGGLRLLPVAALHDGKQFLVEKYSTALIPSVNLIDTRYRNIRDTRVLAMGADTFTNQTPLPAVPTELKVILEEWPGQSFLNQEFTVQRLTQERLQGGYPIIHLATHADFAPGRLTNSYIEFGNSQRLNLPQVRELPLREPTPVELFTLSACRTSVGDVSSELGFAGLAVQSGVKSATASLWYVSDEGTLALMSEFYKNLRQAPIKAEALRQAQIAMLQGKVTIKGGELRGVRGGIPVPPAIAQRGDQILSHPYYWAAFTMIGSPW
- a CDS encoding DUF3493 domain-containing protein; this encodes MANRDEEQLLRLQAEAQAPYRGLRQFIYLAFALSGLAGAFVFATDVLAGDGNLRTGLNLLLQLGLVGAMTWLWRWEQRHGQRHKEQMRRDRLR